A part of Synechococcus sp. KORDI-49 genomic DNA contains:
- a CDS encoding Ppx/GppA phosphatase family protein — MLGAESTPSASTASSSTQQLGASSAEGLSGQRRRIAAIDIGTNSTHLLVASVDTTLRTFSIVQAEKSTTRLGERDPESGELTAEAMQRGVETLRRFRDLAASHAVEQVVTAATSAVREAPNGRDFLQRIQDVLGLEVDLVSGPEEARLIYLGVLSGMSFGDRPHLLLDIGGGSTELILADGRDARALTSTRVGAVRLQRDFVKDDPIPPQRRAFLQAFIQGSLEPAVDKVHRRIKPGEIPVLVATSGTAMAIGALAASEDDRPPLKLHGYRVSRQRLDRVVEKLVAMTPEQRRELSPINDRRAEIIVPGALILQTTMQMLGVDELALSERALREGLIVDWMLRHGLLEDRFSFQSSIRQRTVIHQVQRFAVNQRRAERVALHALSLYDNTHGVMHHDDGQGRELLWAAAMLHSCGQHINLSAYHKHSWYLIRHGELLGYSEAEHLMVAAIARYHRRSLPKKRHESWQAITTREHRRLVSEMALLLRLAAALDRRPEPVVASLRVSAAPGELQLELIPERLNQNLSLEQWSLESCADVVWEASGMKLMIRVQG; from the coding sequence ATGCTGGGTGCTGAGTCCACTCCGTCTGCGTCGACCGCCTCTTCGTCCACCCAGCAGCTGGGGGCCAGCAGCGCGGAGGGCCTGTCCGGTCAGCGGCGGAGAATCGCCGCCATCGATATCGGCACCAATTCCACCCATCTGCTGGTGGCATCGGTGGACACGACCCTGCGGACGTTCAGCATCGTTCAGGCTGAGAAATCCACCACTCGGCTGGGGGAGCGGGATCCGGAAAGCGGCGAACTGACCGCTGAGGCGATGCAGCGCGGTGTTGAGACCCTGCGTCGTTTCCGAGACCTGGCGGCCAGCCATGCGGTGGAGCAAGTGGTCACTGCTGCTACCAGTGCAGTCCGGGAAGCTCCCAACGGCAGGGATTTCCTGCAGCGCATCCAGGACGTTCTCGGCCTCGAGGTGGATCTGGTGAGCGGGCCGGAGGAGGCGCGCCTGATCTATCTGGGCGTGCTCTCAGGCATGTCGTTCGGCGATCGTCCGCATCTGCTGCTCGACATCGGCGGCGGCTCCACCGAACTGATCCTCGCGGATGGACGTGATGCCCGCGCGCTCACCAGCACCCGGGTGGGGGCCGTCCGATTGCAGCGGGATTTCGTCAAGGACGATCCGATTCCACCCCAGCGCCGCGCGTTCCTCCAGGCGTTCATTCAGGGATCCCTCGAGCCGGCGGTGGACAAGGTGCACCGCCGGATCAAACCGGGCGAGATTCCTGTGCTGGTCGCCACCAGCGGCACGGCCATGGCGATCGGTGCGCTGGCTGCCAGTGAGGACGATCGACCGCCTCTGAAGCTGCACGGGTACCGGGTGTCCCGTCAGCGCCTCGATCGTGTTGTCGAGAAGCTGGTGGCGATGACGCCTGAACAGCGCAGGGAGCTCTCCCCGATCAACGATCGCCGCGCCGAGATCATCGTTCCTGGCGCGCTGATCCTGCAGACCACCATGCAGATGCTCGGGGTGGACGAGCTCGCGCTGAGCGAGCGGGCCCTCCGTGAAGGATTGATCGTCGACTGGATGCTGCGTCACGGTCTGCTCGAGGACCGTTTCAGCTTCCAGAGCAGCATCCGTCAACGCACGGTGATCCATCAGGTGCAGCGCTTCGCCGTGAATCAGCGCCGCGCTGAGCGCGTCGCTCTTCATGCCCTCAGCCTCTACGACAACACCCATGGCGTGATGCACCATGACGATGGTCAGGGACGCGAGCTGCTCTGGGCAGCCGCGATGCTGCATTCCTGTGGGCAGCACATCAACCTCAGTGCTTATCACAAGCACTCCTGGTACCTGATCCGCCACGGTGAACTGCTGGGTTACTCCGAAGCGGAACACCTGATGGTGGCGGCGATCGCCCGGTATCACCGCCGCAGCCTTCCCAAGAAGCGTCATGAGTCCTGGCAGGCCATCACCACCCGGGAGCATCGCCGGCTGGTCTCGGAGATGGCACTGCTGCTGCGACTCGCCGCAGCACTGGACCGACGTCCGGAACCCGTCGTGGCATCGCTGCGCGTTTCAGCTGCTCCGGGAGAACTTCAGCTTGAGCTGATTCCCGAGCGCCTGAACCAGAATCTCAGTCTCGAGCAGTGGAGCCTCGAAAGCTGTGCTGATGTGGTGTGGGAAGCGTCGGGGATGAAGCTGATGATCAGAGTTCAGGGCTGA
- a CDS encoding 4-hydroxybenzoate polyprenyltransferase — protein MISHPPSTLPWLQLLRWNKPTGRLILLVPAGWALWLMPSAPPSASLVLRIVVGGLAVSGAGCIANDLWDRRFDGEVERTSSRPLARGAMRVSTAAALLIGMLILSLLVVLSLPQASLLLCLALAVAALPPILLYPSAKRWFPFPQAVLALCWGFAVLIPWAAAEAELTADAPLLGCWLATMLWTFGFDTVYAMADRRDDARLGLRSSALTLGGSAVPAVRVCYGVTCILLAIAAAASGIGWIFWPLWAIASWLMQASCTPLEQGQTGMAVFGRHFSRQVQLGSLLLIALMLGRAFA, from the coding sequence GTGATCAGTCACCCTCCCAGCACGTTGCCCTGGCTTCAGCTTCTGCGCTGGAACAAGCCCACAGGGAGACTGATTCTGCTGGTGCCGGCGGGCTGGGCCCTCTGGCTGATGCCGTCTGCACCGCCATCGGCATCTCTGGTTCTGCGCATCGTGGTCGGCGGCCTGGCGGTGAGCGGAGCCGGGTGCATCGCCAACGATCTCTGGGACCGCCGGTTCGACGGCGAGGTGGAGCGGACCAGCAGCCGCCCGCTGGCCCGTGGAGCCATGAGGGTCAGCACTGCTGCCGCACTGTTGATCGGCATGCTGATCCTCAGCCTTCTGGTGGTGCTCAGCCTGCCGCAGGCGAGCCTGCTGCTCTGTCTTGCCCTTGCTGTTGCGGCATTGCCACCGATCCTTCTCTACCCCTCAGCCAAGCGCTGGTTCCCCTTCCCTCAGGCCGTCCTCGCGCTCTGCTGGGGCTTCGCCGTTCTGATTCCCTGGGCTGCGGCTGAAGCGGAGCTGACCGCGGATGCCCCCCTGCTCGGGTGCTGGCTCGCCACCATGCTCTGGACCTTCGGCTTCGACACCGTCTATGCGATGGCGGACCGACGGGACGACGCCAGGCTTGGCCTGCGCAGCAGCGCTCTCACCCTGGGTGGCTCGGCGGTGCCTGCGGTTCGTGTCTGTTACGGGGTCACCTGCATCCTGCTGGCCATCGCCGCCGCGGCGAGCGGCATCGGCTGGATCTTCTGGCCGCTCTGGGCCATCGCCAGTTGGCTGATGCAGGCCAGTTGCACGCCGCTTGAGCAGGGCCAGACAGGCATGGCGGTGTTCGGTCGTCACTTCAGTCGCCAGGTCCAGCTCGGATCACTCCTGCTCATCGCTCTGATGCTCGGAAGAGCGTTCGCCTGA